The Fusarium poae strain DAOMC 252244 chromosome 2, whole genome shotgun sequence nucleotide sequence TTCTGTTTAGACCAGGTCCCGTTGGCTCTATCAAGCCACATGGCATAAACTAATATTAAAACCAAAATCTGTGACCAAATGCCAAAAGCGACGTCCAAATAGTCGAAGACAGCGTGGCCATTAAAGTACCAGATTCCAAAAGCTTGCATGAATGTGTGCGTTAGCCAGATGACAGAAGCAGCGACAAGCATAGTAGAGGCCTATAAAGTGGTGTCAGTATTGTCGCATTCCATACATTGGCAGACAAACTTACCCAAGTAAGACTCTTGTCATCACTTGTCTGTATTTTCACCATGACGGCTCCAGCAACAACCGGAACAGACATGATAAAAAGAACTTGCATGAAAACATGGTGGAACGCCGCATTGAACAGGGAAAAGGGAATCTCTGATTCACCATCTGGGTACATCTCACGTATAATGACAAAGTCAAGGGCAAGTTTAACGAGAGCCGGAGCGACCAGCCCAAAAGATATGATGTAGGAAGCAAATTGAATGCTCTTGACGGCAGGTCCAGTGCTTCTGAAACGAACAGTGAGGATAGCAGTAATTAGACGAAGGAGGATAATTCCGATAAAGATGTCCATGTACAACTCGCATCTCTGGGAAATTCCTATAGAGATCCCTGAGCAAAAGCGAAGAACCCGAAATACAGGGTAATATGCCGACTCGACGATATTTCCACCGTCTCGGAATAGATAAGACCCGACAATATTGGAGGCGTTGTGGACGGTGTGGAACAAGGTATATCTAGACGACAGGTGATAAGCCAAGGAGCAAAGATTCTATGTCGGATGATTTACTCACAGGGAAAAGGTAACAAGAGCAAATTTGAGATATCTAAATGCTGTTCCTGCCTGGTCGTCACGAACCGGGAACGTTGTATTGGCGACGACCCTAGTGGAAACGCAGCCACCTACAATGACCAATAACATTTTAACCATGACCAATAACATGTTAAACATGGCTGCGTTTGCGGTTGAGCGTGTAGAGTATATGAGTCTTTTCCAGTAGAAAGTCGTATCGTCGTGGAATAAAAAACATTATGAATAAAAACTCAATAACCAAGCGTTGTggaagcttttataatacaTAACATCTCAAAACCGCCCCCACAGGACTGGGTAATCGCGGGCTTTGTTGAGAAACCAGAACTTGACAATGAGACTTGCAGCCAAGAATTGATGTTAGTAAATGAGCCAGTAAAATATCTGCCAAGCTGTGCTTTGAGTAAAGATACCCTTTGGGTCTGACCAACACTGCATGTCGGAGCATCAAACATTACTCCTATAGGCTAGTTAGGAGATACTTTGATGAAGTATTTACAGAT carries:
- a CDS encoding hypothetical protein (SECRETED:SignalP(1-21)~TransMembrane:7 (n12-20c26/27o42-60i81-100o106-128i140-164o184-206i218-243o255-274i)), whose product is MFNMLLVMVKMLLVIVGGCVSTRVVANTTFPVRDDQAGTAFRYLKFALVTFSLYTLFHTVHNASNIVGSYLFRDGGNIVESAYYPVFRVLRFCSGISIGISQRCELYMDIFIGIILLRLITAILTVRFRSTGPAVKSIQFASYIISFGLVAPALVKLALDFVIIREMYPDGESEIPFSLFNAAFHHVFMQVLFIMSVPVVAGAVMVKIQTSDDKSLTWASTMLVAASVIWLTHTFMQAFGIWYFNGHAVFDYLDVAFGIWSQILVLILVYAMWLDRANGTWSKQNYLTQAQKIQ